The following proteins are encoded in a genomic region of Desulfosporosinus youngiae DSM 17734:
- a CDS encoding TorD/DmsD family molecular chaperone, which yields MIDNNEELSLLEVRELIYSILGSVFLTPPSIDQVDIILEEKLFESFPLELDAEVFRQGLDQLCQWAANITESNKNEVLTELNDDFNTLFVGPHKLKAPPWESVYRSEEKLTFDAITLEVREFYRRHGLEVAKKNIEPDDHFGAELEFMAELIGRQYKALELKHYEEAKLLMDDQIEFLSEHLVKWAFEFTQDVISNARTDYFGGLARLASAYIQWDFERLKTS from the coding sequence ATGATTGATAACAATGAAGAACTAAGCCTCTTAGAAGTTCGGGAGTTAATCTACTCCATATTGGGCTCGGTCTTCCTTACTCCTCCAAGCATTGACCAAGTCGATATCATTCTGGAGGAAAAGCTTTTTGAATCTTTTCCATTAGAATTAGACGCTGAGGTTTTTCGGCAAGGCTTAGACCAGCTATGTCAGTGGGCTGCGAATATTACAGAAAGCAACAAAAATGAAGTCCTAACGGAGCTTAACGATGATTTTAATACGTTGTTTGTTGGACCTCATAAACTTAAAGCGCCGCCCTGGGAATCTGTTTATCGGTCTGAAGAAAAACTCACCTTTGACGCCATTACTCTGGAAGTGAGGGAATTTTACCGGCGTCATGGTTTAGAAGTTGCTAAGAAAAACATTGAACCTGATGATCATTTCGGGGCGGAGTTAGAATTTATGGCTGAGCTGATTGGTCGTCAGTATAAAGCCCTTGAGCTTAAGCACTATGAGGAAGCAAAACTTCTGATGGACGACCAAATCGAATTTTTAAGTGAGCACTTAGTAAAATGGGCCTTTGAATTTACTCAAGATGTTATAAGTAATGCCCGTACAGATTATTTTGGTGGATTGGCACGTCTCGCTTCAGCTTATATACAATGGGACTTTGAACGTTTGAAAACGTCATAA
- the trpC gene encoding indole-3-glycerol phosphate synthase TrpC yields MILDQIAHYTKDRVDALKQVKSFDELKNEALAIKTQQPFAFEKALANEGMAFICEVKKASPSKGIIAETFPYVEIAQDYEQAGASAISVLTEPKFFLGRDSYLSEIKARVSIPVLRKDFIVDSYQIYEAKVIGADAVLLICTLLDADTLREYIGIAESLGLSALVETHTEEEIKFALKAGARLIGINNRNLKTFEVDLNTTTSLRHLVPENILLISESGIREPDDIERLRQSKVDGVLIGEAFMRKADKAAFMKNLKGKQGGV; encoded by the coding sequence ATGATATTAGACCAGATAGCACACTATACGAAAGACAGAGTTGACGCTTTAAAACAAGTAAAATCTTTTGATGAACTCAAAAATGAAGCACTGGCGATTAAGACCCAACAGCCTTTCGCATTCGAAAAGGCGTTGGCAAATGAGGGGATGGCTTTTATCTGCGAGGTGAAAAAGGCCTCTCCTTCGAAGGGTATTATTGCTGAAACCTTTCCTTATGTAGAAATTGCTCAGGACTATGAACAAGCCGGTGCGAGTGCTATTTCCGTACTGACGGAACCGAAATTTTTTCTCGGCAGGGACAGCTATTTGAGTGAAATAAAGGCTCGGGTAAGCATTCCTGTTCTGCGTAAGGACTTTATTGTTGACAGCTATCAGATTTACGAGGCAAAAGTCATAGGTGCGGATGCGGTATTGCTCATTTGCACTTTGCTGGATGCAGACACACTGAGGGAATATATCGGGATTGCTGAAAGTCTGGGGCTTTCGGCGCTGGTAGAGACTCATACGGAGGAGGAAATTAAATTTGCGCTGAAAGCCGGCGCAAGGCTGATTGGGATCAATAACCGAAATTTGAAAACCTTTGAGGTCGACTTGAATACGACCACTTCCCTGCGCCATTTGGTGCCGGAAAACATTCTGCTTATTTCTGAAAGCGGTATCCGGGAACCAGATGATATTGAACGATTGAGACAAAGCAAGGTTGATGGGGTATTGATTGGGGAAGCCTTTATGAGAAAAGCAGACAAAGCTGCATTTATGAAGAATTTAAAGGGCAAACAGGGGGGCGTATGA
- a CDS encoding DUF3793 family protein, whose product MPEQMDHLDTKHLTELIDWAKNKTNQHKHLFLVESLAPLVLRFKPSVLLNVSLENETAWKEFKGLFTQPKALQIKTIRKLNGRLQVIFYQKELLDSVLRQKPIQEFLKTLSYPKQYSLNAYLSFLKHRITSLAFPHEVGVFLGYPLKDVLGFMGLLPLPYKRTQGWRIYGEETPSNEIYEKYRQARSMMRKLAGDID is encoded by the coding sequence ATGCCGGAACAGATGGATCATCTTGACACTAAGCATTTGACGGAACTAATAGACTGGGCTAAAAACAAAACCAATCAGCATAAGCATCTCTTTCTCGTCGAGAGCCTTGCCCCTCTTGTCTTGAGGTTTAAACCATCTGTGCTCCTAAATGTATCCTTAGAGAATGAAACAGCCTGGAAGGAATTCAAAGGATTATTTACCCAACCAAAAGCCCTGCAGATCAAGACTATCCGTAAACTAAACGGACGGCTGCAAGTGATTTTTTATCAAAAAGAGCTGCTTGATTCTGTATTGCGGCAAAAGCCAATTCAAGAATTTCTAAAAACCTTAAGCTATCCTAAGCAATATTCCCTAAACGCCTATCTGAGTTTTCTAAAGCATAGAATAACATCTCTGGCATTCCCTCATGAGGTCGGAGTTTTCTTAGGCTATCCATTGAAGGATGTCTTGGGTTTCATGGGACTTCTGCCCCTTCCCTATAAGAGAACTCAAGGCTGGCGGATTTATGGAGAGGAAACTCCGTCTAATGAAATCTATGAAAAGTACAGGCAAGCTCGAAGTATGATGAGAAAATTAGCCGGTGATATTGATTAA
- the trpE gene encoding anthranilate synthase component I gives MLRPTLDEAKKLAQGYSILPVSREIYADVKTPIALLKAINTISHRYYLLESVEGGEVWGRYSFLGFDPVTQVTCKDNRVEINNGTIIKLEGQDPTTVVRDILSQYKTPQFDSLPPFTGGFVGYFAYDFIKYFEKTLQSKIPDEDNFNDMELMLFDKVIAYDHLKQKIIIIINVKTDALEEGYRKASFEIDSITKLIKQNFPEPESKPVLKSDIQPDIPKNTFEAMVRKAKEYIYNGDVFQVVLSRRFTAKMEGSLMDTYRVLRTTNPSPYMFFIKTNNVEIAGTSPETLVKLQNGRLSTFPLAGTRPRGTTDAEDKLIEQELIEDEKELSEHNMLVDLGRNDLGRISKFGSVKVSDYLKILRFSHVMHIASEVNSEIKEDKDAMDSIMSVLPAGTLSGAPKIRACEIIDELEPVRRGIYGGAVGYIDFSGNMDTCIAIRMAVKKGDKVYVQAGAGIVADSIPENEYLECENKAMAVIRALKLSQEVMD, from the coding sequence ATGTTAAGACCAACCCTGGATGAAGCCAAGAAACTAGCCCAAGGATACTCAATTTTACCTGTCAGTCGGGAAATTTACGCCGATGTAAAAACCCCGATCGCTTTACTGAAAGCGATCAATACCATCAGCCACCGATACTATCTTCTGGAAAGCGTGGAGGGCGGTGAGGTTTGGGGCAGGTACTCTTTTTTAGGGTTTGATCCGGTCACTCAGGTGACTTGTAAAGATAATCGGGTGGAAATAAATAATGGAACCATCATCAAGCTTGAGGGACAAGATCCGACAACGGTCGTTCGTGATATTTTATCCCAGTATAAAACACCCCAGTTTGATTCTCTCCCCCCATTCACGGGAGGTTTTGTCGGTTATTTTGCTTATGATTTCATTAAATACTTTGAAAAGACCCTCCAGTCTAAAATTCCAGATGAAGACAATTTCAATGATATGGAGCTCATGCTTTTTGACAAGGTAATCGCTTATGATCACTTAAAACAAAAGATCATTATTATCATCAATGTCAAAACGGATGCTCTTGAAGAAGGCTATCGAAAGGCGAGCTTTGAAATTGACAGTATTACTAAGCTAATTAAGCAAAATTTCCCGGAACCAGAGAGCAAACCGGTCTTAAAGTCTGATATTCAGCCGGATATCCCAAAAAACACGTTCGAAGCAATGGTCAGAAAGGCGAAGGAGTATATCTACAATGGTGATGTTTTCCAAGTCGTTTTATCGAGACGTTTTACGGCTAAAATGGAAGGCAGTTTGATGGACACCTATCGGGTTTTGAGGACCACCAATCCATCGCCCTATATGTTCTTTATCAAGACGAATAATGTAGAGATTGCCGGGACGTCCCCTGAAACCCTGGTAAAACTTCAGAATGGCAGATTATCGACCTTTCCGCTGGCCGGGACCAGGCCGAGGGGAACAACGGACGCGGAGGATAAGCTGATTGAGCAGGAATTAATCGAGGATGAAAAGGAACTCAGTGAACACAACATGCTGGTGGATCTGGGGAGAAATGACTTGGGCAGGATCAGCAAGTTTGGCAGCGTTAAGGTGAGTGATTATCTCAAAATCCTGCGTTTCTCTCATGTGATGCACATTGCTTCGGAGGTAAACAGTGAGATAAAAGAGGATAAAGATGCCATGGACTCAATTATGTCCGTGCTGCCGGCAGGTACTCTTTCAGGAGCACCGAAGATCCGGGCTTGTGAAATCATTGATGAGCTGGAGCCGGTGCGCAGAGGGATTTACGGCGGGGCGGTAGGTTATATCGATTTTTCCGGGAATATGGATACTTGCATTGCCATTCGAATGGCCGTAAAAAAAGGGGATAAGGTTTATGTTCAGGCAGGGGCGGGCATCGTCGCTGACAGTATTCCTGAAAATGAATATCTGGAGTGTGAAAATAAAGCTATGGCAGTCATACGTGCTTTGAAGCTTTCCCAGGAGGTGATGGACTAA
- a CDS encoding anthranilate synthase component II, with protein sequence MVLLIDNYDSFSYNLYQFIGEINDDIKVVRNDELSAAEIKALNPSHIVISPGPGFPINAGVCEEVILKLKETTPILGVCLGHQAICEAFGAKIVHAKTMMHGKKSSIHIANGNEIFRGLPPIIEAARYHSLIAEKQGIPDELLVIAEDQNGEIMGVKHRDYEVYGVQFHPESILTPKGKQIITNFLGLEVKGNDC encoded by the coding sequence ATGGTTTTACTGATCGACAACTATGACAGCTTTTCCTATAATCTGTATCAGTTTATCGGAGAAATTAATGACGATATTAAAGTGGTGCGCAATGATGAGCTAAGCGCTGCAGAAATCAAAGCGCTGAATCCCAGTCATATTGTTATTTCACCCGGACCGGGCTTCCCTATCAATGCCGGAGTGTGTGAAGAGGTTATTCTGAAGCTGAAAGAAACAACGCCCATCTTGGGTGTTTGTCTTGGGCATCAAGCGATATGTGAAGCCTTTGGCGCTAAGATAGTCCATGCCAAAACCATGATGCATGGCAAAAAAAGCAGTATCCATATTGCGAACGGTAATGAGATTTTCAGGGGGCTGCCGCCGATCATTGAAGCGGCCAGATATCACTCGCTTATTGCGGAAAAACAAGGCATTCCCGATGAGCTTCTGGTGATAGCAGAGGATCAAAACGGTGAGATCATGGGGGTTAAGCACCGGGATTATGAGGTGTATGGGGTTCAGTTTCATCCGGAATCCATACTTACACCGAAAGGAAAACAAATCATAACCAACTTTCTTGGCCTGGAGGTGAAAGGAAATGATTGCTAA
- a CDS encoding zf-HC2 domain-containing protein: protein MLKCYIVKDLLPGYVDGLLGEETTAEVEQHLKECDDCRSDYEKMKSPVQTPLPPTTDKEVDFLKKVRCKAWCIAVCLFVIGVLIGIAGIYIGETDDAPGAALIGILLMISLMVLGVRAAWRRR from the coding sequence ATGCTGAAATGCTATATCGTCAAAGACTTATTGCCGGGTTATGTCGACGGACTGCTCGGCGAAGAAACGACAGCGGAGGTCGAACAGCATTTGAAGGAATGTGACGACTGCCGCTCAGACTACGAAAAGATGAAATCCCCTGTCCAGACACCACTGCCGCCAACAACAGATAAAGAGGTGGACTTTTTGAAGAAAGTTAGGTGCAAGGCGTGGTGCATCGCTGTCTGTCTTTTTGTCATCGGTGTATTGATTGGCATCGCTGGCATTTACATTGGGGAAACCGATGACGCGCCCGGCGCTGCGCTAATTGGTATCCTGCTGATGATAAGCTTGATGGTGCTTGGCGTGAGAGCCGCTTGGCGCAGACGCTGA
- a CDS encoding RNA polymerase sigma factor, protein MSDRIEEIYKEHARSVYKFLLSLSHDADTAEELTQETFYRAVYSIDKYDGICKISVWLCQIAKHVWYQELRKRNRQTAQELTEDIPDSSTPEQSALLARDKLSLYKAIHTLSEPMREVVHMRLSGEFSFSEIGEVLGKSENWARTTFYRAKQKIMGVLSC, encoded by the coding sequence GTGAGTGACCGCATTGAAGAAATATACAAAGAACACGCCCGAAGCGTGTACAAGTTCTTGCTCTCCCTGTCTCACGATGCGGATACGGCGGAAGAACTGACTCAGGAAACTTTCTATCGCGCCGTCTATTCTATCGACAAATATGATGGCATCTGTAAAATATCGGTTTGGCTCTGTCAGATTGCTAAGCACGTCTGGTATCAAGAATTGCGGAAACGAAACCGGCAGACCGCGCAAGAACTGACTGAAGATATACCCGACTCGTCAACGCCCGAACAATCTGCTCTGCTGGCCCGTGATAAGTTATCCTTATATAAGGCAATCCACACCTTGAGCGAACCGATGAGAGAAGTTGTCCATATGAGGCTTTCCGGCGAGTTCTCCTTTTCGGAAATCGGGGAAGTCCTTGGCAAAAGCGAAAACTGGGCGCGGACAACTTTTTATAGGGCAAAGCAAAAAATAATGGGGGTGTTGTCATGCTGA
- a CDS encoding DMSO/selenate family reductase complex A subunit yields MGMKKDFTVSRRSFLKWSAAVGSSISLVGCMPSGQGGGSEPALAQAGKRHEGAKELPSMCWHNCGGRCQLKGWVKDGVVLSFSTDNVGDDTWENPQARACPKGRSQRQRLYSPDRLKYPMKRVGERGSGKFEKISWDEALDTVASELKRVISTYGNEALYFNYASGAGGVVNQSYVGGPAARLFNMLGGFLSFYGNYSQANYMYAVPYMFGAAYGGSSPTTFLKAKLIVMFGDNPANTRVGGLNSSYYLKLAKKNGARIIVIDPVHTDTASTFADQWIPIRPTTDSALAAALAYVMITEGLHDQEFLDNYCVGFDEAHMPEGVPAGNSYKSYILGESDGEPKTPEWASKRCGIPTDTIIKLAREIGGAKPCFILQGRGMQRHAYGETMALSVALLGPLTGNVGIPGSNPGMYEGGPAIKMGSFPTGTNPVKTKISFYLFTDAIERGKEFTKANAGLQGADKLSTDIKFIFNYAGNALINQHGDTGRTAKLLKDTSKCEFILGMDTFMTSSMQYCDIVLPGTTQFESEDICSRSLSVGMAVFGHKLVEPLYDCRTPYDIFTDLADRFGLKDQFTEGKTEEDFLKAAVAAAQAAHKDFPSYEEFKAKGIYKTKPTEVVAYKDFREDPAANPLKTPSGKIELFSKQLFDMNNPKEIPAIPKYIPAWEGPEDPLKATYPLQCIGHHSKRRVHSTFDNIPWLEEAEAQRVWIHTKDAEARGIKNGDLVKIFNERGTVMIPARVTPRITPGVCSIPQGAWYTPDKNGVDIRGCMNTLTTWKHTPLAWGNPQHTNLVQIEKVKNV; encoded by the coding sequence ATGGGAATGAAGAAAGACTTCACAGTTAGCCGCCGCTCCTTTTTGAAATGGAGCGCTGCAGTGGGAAGCTCCATCTCCTTGGTTGGATGTATGCCTTCCGGTCAAGGCGGAGGTTCGGAACCTGCACTTGCTCAGGCCGGAAAACGACATGAGGGTGCCAAAGAATTGCCATCAATGTGCTGGCATAACTGCGGCGGTCGCTGTCAGCTTAAGGGTTGGGTAAAAGATGGAGTGGTCCTAAGTTTTAGCACCGACAATGTGGGAGATGACACATGGGAGAATCCCCAGGCACGCGCTTGTCCCAAGGGCCGCTCACAGCGTCAGCGTTTGTATAGCCCAGACCGCTTGAAATATCCTATGAAGCGCGTTGGAGAGCGCGGATCAGGCAAGTTTGAGAAAATTTCCTGGGATGAAGCGCTGGATACCGTCGCTTCTGAACTAAAACGAGTTATTAGCACTTATGGCAATGAGGCCCTCTATTTTAATTATGCTTCCGGAGCAGGCGGTGTTGTCAATCAAAGCTATGTCGGCGGACCTGCTGCAAGATTATTCAACATGCTTGGCGGATTTCTCAGTTTTTACGGAAACTATAGTCAAGCGAATTATATGTATGCCGTCCCTTACATGTTTGGTGCAGCCTACGGAGGAAGTTCTCCCACCACATTCCTTAAGGCGAAGCTGATTGTAATGTTTGGAGATAACCCGGCGAATACCCGGGTAGGCGGCTTAAACTCATCTTATTATTTGAAATTAGCCAAGAAAAATGGGGCCAGAATTATCGTCATCGATCCTGTTCATACGGATACAGCATCTACCTTTGCAGATCAATGGATTCCTATTCGCCCAACCACAGATAGTGCTTTAGCGGCGGCTCTTGCTTATGTCATGATTACTGAAGGGTTGCATGATCAGGAATTCCTGGACAACTACTGTGTAGGCTTTGATGAAGCCCACATGCCGGAAGGAGTCCCTGCAGGAAATTCCTACAAAAGCTATATCTTAGGAGAAAGCGATGGCGAACCAAAAACTCCTGAATGGGCGTCTAAGCGTTGTGGTATTCCTACGGATACAATTATCAAGCTGGCTAGAGAAATTGGTGGAGCGAAACCTTGCTTTATTCTCCAAGGACGGGGAATGCAGCGGCATGCTTATGGAGAAACCATGGCTCTCTCCGTCGCATTGCTCGGTCCGTTGACAGGCAACGTCGGAATTCCGGGATCAAATCCGGGAATGTATGAAGGTGGTCCAGCCATCAAAATGGGATCATTTCCCACAGGAACAAACCCTGTGAAAACTAAAATCTCCTTTTATCTCTTCACAGATGCCATTGAACGCGGAAAAGAATTCACGAAGGCTAATGCCGGCTTACAGGGAGCGGATAAATTAAGCACTGATATTAAATTCATCTTCAATTATGCAGGTAATGCTCTGATTAATCAGCACGGAGATACGGGTCGAACGGCTAAACTCTTAAAAGACACCAGTAAATGTGAATTTATTCTCGGTATGGATACCTTTATGACCTCGAGCATGCAGTACTGTGATATTGTCCTGCCCGGAACCACTCAGTTCGAGTCCGAAGATATCTGCAGCCGTTCACTAAGCGTCGGCATGGCGGTCTTCGGCCATAAACTCGTAGAACCGCTCTATGATTGTCGTACACCTTATGATATTTTCACTGACCTAGCCGATCGATTTGGTCTAAAGGATCAGTTTACCGAAGGGAAAACAGAGGAAGATTTCCTTAAGGCCGCAGTTGCCGCTGCTCAGGCAGCTCACAAGGACTTCCCAAGTTATGAAGAGTTTAAGGCTAAAGGAATTTACAAGACGAAACCAACGGAAGTCGTTGCTTATAAGGACTTTAGAGAAGACCCGGCGGCTAACCCCCTGAAAACTCCTTCCGGCAAGATTGAACTATTCTCGAAACAACTCTTTGATATGAATAATCCTAAAGAAATTCCGGCGATTCCCAAATATATTCCTGCCTGGGAAGGTCCGGAAGATCCCTTAAAGGCTACCTATCCTTTACAGTGTATCGGTCACCATTCCAAGCGCCGGGTCCATTCCACCTTTGATAATATTCCCTGGCTTGAAGAAGCAGAGGCGCAAAGAGTCTGGATCCATACCAAGGATGCCGAAGCAAGGGGCATTAAGAATGGAGACCTGGTGAAAATCTTCAATGAGCGTGGAACGGTTATGATCCCAGCCAGAGTAACTCCCCGAATCACCCCCGGTGTCTGCAGTATTCCTCAGGGTGCCTGGTATACGCCGGACAAAAATGGTGTCGACATCCGAGGCTGCATGAACACCTTAACAACCTGGAAGCATACTCCATTAGCCTGGGGTAATCCTCAGCACACCAATTTAGTTCAAATCGAAAAAGTGAAAAACGTTTAG
- a CDS encoding phosphoribosylanthranilate isomerase — MTKIKICGLTRECDIDAVNDAYPDYVGFVFADSKRRITPQAALKLRERLSKRIQTVGVFVDESIEQIDDICAKGIIDVIQLHGHENQAYIERLQEKLGKPVIKAVRVRSRETIEAAETLNCNYLLLDSYSDKGAGGTGETFDWKVINEVRTPFFLAGGLNSLNILQAIRTVKPFGVDISSGVEIDGFKDRDKIAEIVDLIRKETGGGETGEQ; from the coding sequence ATGACCAAAATAAAGATTTGCGGTCTGACTAGAGAGTGTGATATCGACGCGGTTAATGACGCTTATCCGGACTACGTCGGCTTTGTGTTTGCAGACAGCAAACGGCGGATCACCCCCCAGGCTGCACTTAAACTTAGAGAGCGTCTTAGTAAAAGAATTCAGACCGTGGGTGTATTTGTCGATGAGAGTATCGAGCAGATTGACGACATTTGTGCAAAGGGTATTATAGATGTCATTCAACTTCATGGGCATGAAAATCAGGCCTATATTGAACGGCTTCAAGAGAAGCTTGGCAAACCTGTCATCAAGGCTGTCCGGGTGCGTTCCAGGGAAACCATTGAGGCAGCGGAGACATTGAACTGCAATTATCTCCTGCTGGATTCCTATTCTGACAAGGGTGCCGGCGGAACAGGGGAGACCTTCGATTGGAAGGTTATCAACGAAGTCAGAACCCCTTTTTTCCTGGCAGGCGGACTCAATAGCCTTAATATCTTGCAGGCAATCAGAACCGTTAAGCCGTTTGGAGTAGATATCAGCAGCGGTGTAGAAATCGATGGGTTTAAGGATAGAGACAAGATAGCAGAAATAGTGGACTTAATAAGAAAGGAAACAGGAGGAGGAGAAACAGGGGAACAATGA
- a CDS encoding NADH peroxidase: MKKFVCAICGYIYEGNEAPDQCPQCKAAKDKFSEKVEGVLEWADEHKVGIAQGVDPEVLEGLRANFTGECTEIGMYLAMSRQADREGYPEVAEAYKRIAWEEAEHAAKFAELLGEVVCADTKKNLQLRVDAEFGATQGKKDLATLAKKLNLDAIHDTVHEMCKDEARHGKAFKGLLDRYFK, from the coding sequence ATGAAGAAATTTGTTTGTGCTATCTGCGGGTACATCTATGAAGGAAATGAGGCTCCCGATCAGTGCCCACAATGTAAGGCAGCGAAGGATAAGTTCTCAGAAAAAGTCGAAGGAGTTCTGGAGTGGGCTGATGAACATAAAGTAGGAATCGCCCAAGGAGTTGATCCGGAAGTCCTTGAAGGATTGAGAGCTAATTTCACCGGTGAGTGTACAGAAATCGGTATGTATCTGGCAATGAGCCGCCAAGCGGATCGGGAAGGTTATCCTGAAGTCGCTGAAGCTTACAAACGAATTGCCTGGGAAGAAGCAGAACATGCTGCCAAATTTGCTGAACTTCTAGGCGAAGTCGTTTGTGCAGATACTAAGAAGAACCTGCAACTGCGGGTAGATGCAGAATTTGGTGCGACTCAAGGTAAGAAAGACCTTGCCACATTAGCCAAAAAGCTGAATTTGGATGCGATACATGATACCGTTCACGAAATGTGTAAAGATGAAGCCCGTCACGGTAAAGCCTTCAAAGGATTGCTTGACCGTTACTTCAAATAA
- the trpD gene encoding anthranilate phosphoribosyltransferase translates to MIAKAIYKIVNGQDLDLETTKAVMEQIMNGEASNAQIGSFLTAMRMKGESIEEITACAMVMREKCTKLNPGMDVLDIVGTGGDEAHTFNISTVSSLVVSAAGVPVAKHGGRSVSSKCGSADLLESLGVKIDINAAQSEQILRKIGLCFMFAPTYHASMKYAAPVRRELAIRTIFNILGPLANPAGANTQLLGVYDENLVEPLARVLLNLGVKRAMVVHGHDGLDEVTLCSTTTVCEVFEGRLNSFFLDPEQLGFQKCRPEDLVGGNPEENAQIALDILNGEKGPKRDIVLLNSAVCLYMFYSHTTLRDCVKLAAEIIDSGKAKAQLERFIALSNEVRS, encoded by the coding sequence ATGATTGCTAAGGCGATTTATAAGATCGTTAATGGTCAGGATTTGGATCTGGAGACAACGAAAGCTGTCATGGAACAAATTATGAATGGTGAGGCCAGCAATGCCCAGATTGGCTCCTTTCTGACAGCCATGAGAATGAAAGGAGAAAGCATTGAGGAAATAACAGCCTGTGCTATGGTCATGCGCGAGAAGTGCACTAAGCTCAATCCGGGGATGGATGTGCTGGACATTGTGGGCACAGGCGGAGACGAAGCACATACCTTTAATATTTCAACTGTCAGCTCTTTAGTTGTGTCTGCAGCGGGTGTACCGGTAGCCAAGCATGGAGGCAGGTCCGTCTCCAGCAAATGCGGAAGCGCTGATCTTTTAGAATCTTTAGGGGTCAAAATCGATATTAACGCGGCCCAAAGTGAACAAATACTGCGTAAGATCGGCCTGTGCTTCATGTTTGCGCCGACCTACCACGCTTCGATGAAGTATGCCGCGCCGGTAAGACGTGAATTGGCTATACGTACGATTTTCAATATCCTGGGTCCCCTGGCGAATCCGGCTGGAGCGAATACTCAGCTGCTCGGCGTCTATGACGAAAATTTGGTGGAACCTCTGGCCAGAGTCCTTTTGAATTTAGGGGTTAAACGCGCTATGGTGGTGCATGGGCATGATGGACTGGACGAGGTCACGCTGTGCAGTACGACCACGGTTTGCGAAGTTTTTGAAGGCAGGCTGAACAGCTTCTTTCTTGATCCCGAGCAGCTAGGGTTCCAAAAGTGCAGACCGGAGGATTTGGTGGGGGGAAACCCTGAGGAAAATGCTCAGATCGCCCTGGATATCCTGAATGGAGAGAAGGGGCCGAAACGAGATATTGTCTTACTGAATTCGGCTGTGTGTCTATATATGTTCTATAGTCACACAACTCTTCGCGACTGCGTAAAATTAGCCGCAGAAATCATTGATAGCGGAAAAGCCAAGGCGCAACTGGAAAGGTTCATCGCCCTGTCAAATGAGGTAAGGTCATGA
- a CDS encoding prohibitin family protein, whose translation MDSGKVINMVPKFKMSKGLITFGLVALILLIVTLNAFVIINAGQRGIVLQLGAVRPVVLTEGLHFKIPFIQDVVHVDVRVQKSQSDQTAASKDLQIVTTTVAVNFHLEPNQVNKLYQNVGLAYGERIVDPAIGEAVKAITAQYTAEELISKRSEVSAKIKETLALKLATYYMILDEINITEFKFSEEFNNAIEQKQIAEQQALKANLDLQRIEIEAKQKIEQAKAEAESLRLQKQEVTTELVKLREIEAQIKAIEKWDGKLPNVTGGAVPFVDVNSAQ comes from the coding sequence TTGGATTCTGGAAAAGTTATTAACATGGTTCCTAAATTTAAAATGAGTAAAGGCCTCATCACGTTTGGCCTTGTTGCACTGATTCTTCTTATTGTAACGCTGAATGCATTTGTCATTATTAATGCAGGCCAAAGAGGAATCGTTCTTCAATTAGGAGCAGTCCGTCCGGTTGTATTAACTGAAGGTCTTCATTTTAAGATCCCTTTCATTCAAGACGTGGTACATGTTGATGTACGAGTTCAAAAGTCTCAATCCGATCAAACGGCCGCTTCGAAGGACCTGCAAATCGTCACCACAACAGTCGCTGTTAACTTTCACCTTGAGCCAAATCAAGTAAATAAGCTTTATCAGAATGTAGGGTTAGCCTATGGAGAACGAATTGTTGATCCCGCCATTGGAGAAGCGGTAAAAGCCATAACTGCCCAATACACTGCTGAAGAGTTGATCTCCAAGCGTTCCGAGGTTAGTGCTAAAATTAAAGAAACTCTCGCCTTAAAATTAGCTACCTATTATATGATTCTTGATGAAATTAACATTACTGAATTCAAATTTAGTGAGGAATTCAACAATGCGATTGAGCAAAAACAAATTGCTGAGCAGCAAGCTCTAAAGGCTAATCTAGATCTTCAAAGAATTGAAATCGAAGCTAAGCAAAAAATTGAACAGGCAAAAGCTGAAGCAGAATCTCTTCGACTCCAAAAACAAGAAGTGACTACAGAACTTGTTAAACTCAGAGAAATTGAAGCACAGATTAAAGCCATTGAAAAATGGGATGGCAAACTCCCGAATGTTACCGGAGGCGCTGTTCCGTTTGTCGATGTCAATAGCGCTCAATAA